In Lotus japonicus ecotype B-129 chromosome 5, LjGifu_v1.2, one genomic interval encodes:
- the LOC130719673 gene encoding uncharacterized protein LOC130719673 yields MLNKHCFEALDRSLNDIIKTQSTHGYDIPFGGKVVVLGGDFRQILPVISKGSRSEIVGSAIISSYLWKHCKVMKLTVNMILQNATSTSSPAEIKEFADWLLQVGDGTVKTIDEEETLIEIPPNLLIEQCKEPLLELVNFAYRNLRIICKKIHSFKKERFLHQHLKV; encoded by the coding sequence ATGTTAAACAAACATTGCTTTGAAGCTTTAGACAGATCTCTTAATGACATTATAAAGACTCAGTCTACTCATGGTTATGACATTCCATTCGGAGGTAAAGTTGTGGTACTAGGAGGcgactttagacaaatacttcCAGTTATTTCCAAAGGAAGTCGTTCTGAAATTGTCGGTTCAGCTATCATTTCTTCATAtttgtggaagcattgcaaggtaatgaaGTTGACTGTTAATATGATATTGCAAAATGCTACATCGACTTCTTCACCAGCAGAAATAAAAGAATTTGCAGattggttgcttcaagtgggagaTGGTACAGTTAAAACGATTGATGAGGAAGAAACACTTATTGAGATTCCTCCAAATCTTCTTATTGAACAGTGTAAGGAACCGTTGCTTGAATTAGTTAATTTTGCATATCGAAACTTGCGcataatttgcaaaaaaattcattctttcAAGAAAGAGCGATTcttgcaccaacacttgaaagtgtag
- the LOC130716831 gene encoding phosphate transporter PHO1 isoform X1, with protein MVKFSKELEAKLIPEWKEAFVNYWDLKKQIKRIKLSKVPKQTHQAAGGDFGFSIFDSLGFFLKKFACSEDNITNIIKVRKKTIKGSGEEIYETELAQLFSEEDEVRVFFARLDEELNKVNQFYTRQEGEFVEKGETLNKQLQILLELKQIISDRRRKNSPSSKGSNHSNTGSFPSPTRDSDYSSVGAENFGDSDETNSEISQTDEVISTLERNGVSFVNSTTMSKAKKGLKPKMAMRIDPTRAITAITSMLWEDLVNNPTGDFIHKRKIQCAEKMIRSAFVELYRGLGLLKTYSSLNMVAFSKILKKFDKVSCQKASGNYLKEVKRSHFVSSDQVVRLMDEVETIFTKHFANNDRKKAMKFLRPQQHKDSHMVTFLVGLSTGCFVSLFCVYAILAHLCGIFSASNEPAYMDSVYPVFSVFALLSLHMFMYGCNLYMWRSTRINYNFIFEFSPSTALKHRDAFLISASLMTTVVGAMVLHLLLRAAGFSPGQIDALPGILLLFYIALLICPLDIFYRPTRYCFIRVIRNIVCSPIYKVLLVDFFMADQLTSQIPLLRHLQTTGCHLFARVLKTHHSEACHSGRLYMEITYIISFLPYYWRAMQCARRWFDDSDVNHLANMGKYVSAMVAAVARVTYSRQHDNLWLAMFLISSVVATAYQLYWDFIKDWGFLNPKSRNPWLRDDLVLKNKNIYYMSIALNVVLRVTWIQTFMHFKVGHVQSRLLEFLLAALEVIRRGHWNFYRLENEHLNNVGHYRAVKTVPLPFRENDSDY; from the exons ATGGTGAAGTTCTCAAAGGAGCTAGAAGCTAAACTCATACCAGAATGGAAGGAGGCTTTTGTTAATTACTGGGACCTCAAGAAGCAGATAAAGAGGATCAAGCTCTCCAAAGTCCCAAAGCAAACCCATCAAGCAGCTGGAGGGGACTTTGGTTTCTCCATTTTCGATTCTCTTGGCTTTTTTCTCAAGAAATTCGCCTGCAGTGAAGATAACATCACCAATATCATTAAG GTGAGGAAGAAAACCATAAAGGGTAGCGGGGAAGAAATCTACGAAACCGAGCTTGCACAGCTATTCTCAGAAGAGGATGAG GTGCGTGTGTTTTTTGCGAGGCTGGATGAAGAGCTAAACAAAGTGAACCAATTCTACACGAGACAAGAGGGTGAGTTTGTGGAGAAAGGAGAAACACTGAACAAGCAGCTTCAGATTCTGCTTGAGCTCAAGCAAATTATCAGTGATCGGCGGCGGAAAAATTCTCCGTCGTCAAAGGGAAGTAATCACAGTAATACAGGGAGTTTCCCTTCCCCAACCCGGGATTCTGATTACTCATCGG TTGGTGCAGAAAATTTTGGAGACTCAGACGAAACAAACTCAGAAATTTCACAAACGGATGAGGTAATATCAACACTAGAGAGAAATGGAGTGAGTTTTGTGAATTCAACAACGATGTCAAAAGCGAAGAAAGGATTGAAGCCTAAAATGGCAATGAGAATTGACCCAACTCGGGCGATTACGGCTATCACAAGCATGCTTTGGGAGGATTTAGTGAACAATCCAACCGGTGACTTCATTCACAAGAGGAAGATTCAATGTGCTGAGAAAATGATTAGAAGTGCCTTTGTGGAGCTCTATAGAGGCCTTGGCCTGCTCAAAACATACAG CTCACTGAATATGGTAGCATTTTCAAAAATCCTTAAGAAGTTTGACAAG GTGTCTTGTCAAAAAGCTTCTGGAAACTATTTAAAAGAAGTGAAGAGATCACATTTTGTTAGTTCTGATCAG GTTGTTAGACTAATGGACGAAGTGGAAACCATATTCACAAAGCACTTCGCCAACAATGATAGGAAAAAGGCAATGAAGTTTTTAAGACCACAACAACATAAAGATTCACATATGGTCACCTTCCTTGTCG GGTTGTCCACAGGTTGTTTTGTATCCTTGTTTTGTGTATATGCAATCTTGGCCCATTTGTGCGGTATTTTCTCCGCCAGTAATGAACCTGCTTATATGGATAGTGTCTATCCTGTTTTCAG TGTGTTTGCATTGTTAAGCCTGCACATGTTTATGTATGGATGCAACTTGTACATGTGGAGGAGTACAAGAATCAACTACAATTTCATATTTGAATTCTCACCCAGCACAGCACTCAAGCACAGAGATGCATTTCTGATAAGCGCTTCCTTGATGACAACTGTGGTTGGGGCAATGGTCCTACACCTGCTTTTAAGAGCTGCAGGCTTTTCTCCAGGCCAAATTGATGCTCTTCCTGGAATTCTTCTTCTG TTTTACATAGCGCTGCTCATTTGCCCGTTGGACATTTTCTATCGCCCGACCCGGTACTGCTTCATCCGTGTTATTCGCAACATAGTCTGCTCTCCAATTTATAAG GTTTTGCTAGTAGACTTTTTTATGGCTGACCAACTAACTAGCCAG ATTCCATTGCTAAGGCATCTGCAAACTACAGGTTGTCATCTTTTTGCTAGAGTTCTCAAAACACACCATTCTGAGGCCTGCCATTCTGGAAGGCTATACATGGAAATCACTTATATCATCTCATTTTTGCCGTATTATTGGCGTGCTATGCAG TGCGCGAGACGGTGGTTTGATGACAGTGATGTGAACCATTTGGCTAACATGGGTAAATATGTTTCCGCAATGGTGGCAGCAGTGGCTAGAGTAACATACAGCAGGCAGCATGACAATCTGTGGTTAGCTATGTTTTTAATCAGTTCTGTGGTGGCCACAGCTTATCAATTGTACTGGGATTTTATCAAGGACTGGGGATTTCTGAATCCCAAATCCAGAAATCCATGGCTCAGAGATGATCTAGTTCTAAAGAACAAAAACATATACTACATGTCTATT GCCTTAAATGTTGTCCTAAGAGTGACATGGATTCAGACTTTCATGCATTTCAAAGTGGGGCATGTTCAATCAAGATTGCTAGAGTTTTTGTTAGCTGCACTTGAGGTTATTCGAAGAGGGCATTGGAATTTCTACAG GTTGGAAAATGAGCATCTAAATAACGTTGGTCATTACCGGGCAGTGAAGACAGTTCCGTTACCATTTCGAGAGAATGACTCTGACTACTGA
- the LOC130716831 gene encoding phosphate transporter PHO1 isoform X2: MVKFSKELEAKLIPEWKEAFVNYWDLKKQIKRIKLSKVPKQTHQAAGGDFGFSIFDSLGFFLKKFACSEDNITNIIKVRKKTIKGSGEEIYETELAQLFSEEDEVRVFFARLDEELNKVNQFYTRQEGEFVEKGETLNKQLQILLELKQIISDRRRKNSPSSKGSNHSNTGSFPSPTRDSDYSSENFGDSDETNSEISQTDEVISTLERNGVSFVNSTTMSKAKKGLKPKMAMRIDPTRAITAITSMLWEDLVNNPTGDFIHKRKIQCAEKMIRSAFVELYRGLGLLKTYSSLNMVAFSKILKKFDKVSCQKASGNYLKEVKRSHFVSSDQVVRLMDEVETIFTKHFANNDRKKAMKFLRPQQHKDSHMVTFLVGLSTGCFVSLFCVYAILAHLCGIFSASNEPAYMDSVYPVFSVFALLSLHMFMYGCNLYMWRSTRINYNFIFEFSPSTALKHRDAFLISASLMTTVVGAMVLHLLLRAAGFSPGQIDALPGILLLFYIALLICPLDIFYRPTRYCFIRVIRNIVCSPIYKVLLVDFFMADQLTSQIPLLRHLQTTGCHLFARVLKTHHSEACHSGRLYMEITYIISFLPYYWRAMQCARRWFDDSDVNHLANMGKYVSAMVAAVARVTYSRQHDNLWLAMFLISSVVATAYQLYWDFIKDWGFLNPKSRNPWLRDDLVLKNKNIYYMSIALNVVLRVTWIQTFMHFKVGHVQSRLLEFLLAALEVIRRGHWNFYRLENEHLNNVGHYRAVKTVPLPFRENDSDY; this comes from the exons ATGGTGAAGTTCTCAAAGGAGCTAGAAGCTAAACTCATACCAGAATGGAAGGAGGCTTTTGTTAATTACTGGGACCTCAAGAAGCAGATAAAGAGGATCAAGCTCTCCAAAGTCCCAAAGCAAACCCATCAAGCAGCTGGAGGGGACTTTGGTTTCTCCATTTTCGATTCTCTTGGCTTTTTTCTCAAGAAATTCGCCTGCAGTGAAGATAACATCACCAATATCATTAAG GTGAGGAAGAAAACCATAAAGGGTAGCGGGGAAGAAATCTACGAAACCGAGCTTGCACAGCTATTCTCAGAAGAGGATGAG GTGCGTGTGTTTTTTGCGAGGCTGGATGAAGAGCTAAACAAAGTGAACCAATTCTACACGAGACAAGAGGGTGAGTTTGTGGAGAAAGGAGAAACACTGAACAAGCAGCTTCAGATTCTGCTTGAGCTCAAGCAAATTATCAGTGATCGGCGGCGGAAAAATTCTCCGTCGTCAAAGGGAAGTAATCACAGTAATACAGGGAGTTTCCCTTCCCCAACCCGGGATTCTGATTACTCATCGG AAAATTTTGGAGACTCAGACGAAACAAACTCAGAAATTTCACAAACGGATGAGGTAATATCAACACTAGAGAGAAATGGAGTGAGTTTTGTGAATTCAACAACGATGTCAAAAGCGAAGAAAGGATTGAAGCCTAAAATGGCAATGAGAATTGACCCAACTCGGGCGATTACGGCTATCACAAGCATGCTTTGGGAGGATTTAGTGAACAATCCAACCGGTGACTTCATTCACAAGAGGAAGATTCAATGTGCTGAGAAAATGATTAGAAGTGCCTTTGTGGAGCTCTATAGAGGCCTTGGCCTGCTCAAAACATACAG CTCACTGAATATGGTAGCATTTTCAAAAATCCTTAAGAAGTTTGACAAG GTGTCTTGTCAAAAAGCTTCTGGAAACTATTTAAAAGAAGTGAAGAGATCACATTTTGTTAGTTCTGATCAG GTTGTTAGACTAATGGACGAAGTGGAAACCATATTCACAAAGCACTTCGCCAACAATGATAGGAAAAAGGCAATGAAGTTTTTAAGACCACAACAACATAAAGATTCACATATGGTCACCTTCCTTGTCG GGTTGTCCACAGGTTGTTTTGTATCCTTGTTTTGTGTATATGCAATCTTGGCCCATTTGTGCGGTATTTTCTCCGCCAGTAATGAACCTGCTTATATGGATAGTGTCTATCCTGTTTTCAG TGTGTTTGCATTGTTAAGCCTGCACATGTTTATGTATGGATGCAACTTGTACATGTGGAGGAGTACAAGAATCAACTACAATTTCATATTTGAATTCTCACCCAGCACAGCACTCAAGCACAGAGATGCATTTCTGATAAGCGCTTCCTTGATGACAACTGTGGTTGGGGCAATGGTCCTACACCTGCTTTTAAGAGCTGCAGGCTTTTCTCCAGGCCAAATTGATGCTCTTCCTGGAATTCTTCTTCTG TTTTACATAGCGCTGCTCATTTGCCCGTTGGACATTTTCTATCGCCCGACCCGGTACTGCTTCATCCGTGTTATTCGCAACATAGTCTGCTCTCCAATTTATAAG GTTTTGCTAGTAGACTTTTTTATGGCTGACCAACTAACTAGCCAG ATTCCATTGCTAAGGCATCTGCAAACTACAGGTTGTCATCTTTTTGCTAGAGTTCTCAAAACACACCATTCTGAGGCCTGCCATTCTGGAAGGCTATACATGGAAATCACTTATATCATCTCATTTTTGCCGTATTATTGGCGTGCTATGCAG TGCGCGAGACGGTGGTTTGATGACAGTGATGTGAACCATTTGGCTAACATGGGTAAATATGTTTCCGCAATGGTGGCAGCAGTGGCTAGAGTAACATACAGCAGGCAGCATGACAATCTGTGGTTAGCTATGTTTTTAATCAGTTCTGTGGTGGCCACAGCTTATCAATTGTACTGGGATTTTATCAAGGACTGGGGATTTCTGAATCCCAAATCCAGAAATCCATGGCTCAGAGATGATCTAGTTCTAAAGAACAAAAACATATACTACATGTCTATT GCCTTAAATGTTGTCCTAAGAGTGACATGGATTCAGACTTTCATGCATTTCAAAGTGGGGCATGTTCAATCAAGATTGCTAGAGTTTTTGTTAGCTGCACTTGAGGTTATTCGAAGAGGGCATTGGAATTTCTACAG GTTGGAAAATGAGCATCTAAATAACGTTGGTCATTACCGGGCAGTGAAGACAGTTCCGTTACCATTTCGAGAGAATGACTCTGACTACTGA
- the LOC130719674 gene encoding long-chain-alcohol oxidase FAO1-like → MTQAIVVAPTSFLPSTWSLPDGDFVKVSFDAPLSSLGMIGLAYVARDKYGLVLVSATSSPMKAFSLVVAGALGLPGALGLPWAFVHKVAEILVKRALSEALILLRVILWLLSTRLGTLLLCGSLCLSKSWPFITNFSNIPLDKRQKVVQKWHKHRFLTPIRLAFVYIKTLCLFVFFSQCNDKGENPAWEAIGYQVDTADEITSNVNKERPLEKGIVEAMTENNSSLPRSLAQKGLEIDIDAENNILKVKCDVVIVGSGCGGGVAAAVLASLGLKVLVLEKGNYFTPSDYSSLEGPSFNELYELGGTLASSDGKVAILAGSIVGGGSAVNWAACIRTPDHVLKEWAEDHKLSLFSSHEYLSAMDMVCKRIGVTDQCAEEGLQNQVLRKGCKKLGLQVDYVPRNSSEHHYCGSCNFGCRRGDKQGTEVTWLVDAVDHGAVILTRCKAEKFILGDNKEGRVRRKKCLGVMANVLTDNITWRLQIEAKVTISACGALSTPPLMISSALKNKNIGKNLHLHPVLMTWGYFPDSIPDLKGKNYEGGIITSIHKVLSEDYSKVKAITETSAVGPGSLSVLIPWVSGLDFKERMLRYSRTVHFITIIRDKGSGEVKTEGRIKYELDESDKENINEGVQQALRILAAAGAVEIGTHRSDGQRIECSGNNEKELKKFLESVSAKGGPMSHEEIWSLYASAHQMGSCRMGVTEKEGAVDKNGQSWEAEGLFVCDASLFPTAIGVNPMITIQSTAYCIAKRIPELLRMEKK, encoded by the exons ATGACGCAGGCTATAGTGGTTGCTCCCACGTCTTTTCTTCCTAGCACTTGGTCTCTCCCGGATGGGGACTTTGTGAAGGTCAGTTTTGATGCTCCACTCTCTTCTTTAGGGATGATAGGTCTAGCTTATGTTGCTCGTGACAAATATGGTTTGGTGTTGGTTTCAGCAACCTCTTCCCCAATGAAGGCTTTCTCTCTAGTGGTGGCGGGGGCTTTGGGTTTGCCAGGGGCTTTGGGTTTGCCATGGGCTTTTGTCCACAAA GTTGCAGAGATACTAGTGAAAAGAGCTCTATCAGAAGCATTGATACTACTGAGAGTGATTCTGTGGTTGTTGTCAACAAGGTTGGGCACTTTGCTGCTATGTGGGTCTCTCTGTCTGAGCAAAAGTTGGCCCTTCATCACCAACTTCTCAAACATTCCTTTGGACAAAAGACAAAAAGTTGTTCAGAAATGGCACAAGCATCGGTTCCTCACACCCATCAGACTTGCATTTGTTTACATCAAAACCCTTTGTCTCTTTGTTTTCTTCTCTCAG TGTAATGACAAAGGTGAGAATCCAGCATGGGAAGCTATTGGATATCAGGTTGACACTGCTGATGAGATAACAAGCAATGTGAACAAAGAGAGGCCTCTTGAGAAGGGAATTGTAGAAGCTATGACTGAGAATAACTCGAGTTTGCCTCGGTCGCTTGCGCAGAAAGGTCTTGAAATCGATATAGATGCTGAAAACAACATCCTCAAAGTCAAATGTGATGTGGTAATTGTTGGGTCTGGTTGTGGTGGAGGAGTTGCAGCTGCTGTTCTTGCAAGCTTAGGCCTGAAAGTGCTGGTTCTTGAGAAGGGAAACTACTTTACTCCCAGTGATTACTCTTCTCTAGAAGGTCCTTCTTTTAATGAGCTTTACGAATTAGGAGGAACTTTAGCATCATCTGATGGTAAAGTGGCAATTCTGGCTGGTTCAATTGTGGGTGGAGGCTCTGCTGTTAATTGGGCAGCATGTATTAGAACACCAGATCATGTGCTTAAGGAATGGGCAGAGGATCACAAGTTATCACTCTTTTCAAGCCATGAGTACCTTTCTGCCATGGACATGGTGTGTAAAAGGATCGGCGTAACGGATCAATGTGCTGAGGAAGGGCTCCAGAATCAAGTTCTCCGAAAAGGTTGTAAGAAACTCGGTCTTCAAGTTGATTACGTGCCGAGAAATTCATCAGAGCATCATTACTGCGGGTCTTGCAACTTTGGTTGTAGAAGAGGAGATAAACAAGGGACTGAGGTTACATGGCTTGTGGATGCTGTGGATCATGGTGCAGTGATACTAACAAGATGCAAAGCTGAAAAGTTCATATTGGGAGATAACAAGGAAGGACGCGTGAGACGAAAGAAATGCTTAGGAGTGATGGCAAATGTCTTAACAGATAACATCACATGGAGACTGCAAATTGAGGCCAAAGTAACAATCTCGGCATGCGGGGCTCTTTCAACACCCCCTTTGATGATCTCAAGTGCATTGAAGAATAAGAACATTGGTAAAAACCTTCACCTGCATCCAGTGCTAATGACATGGGGATATTTCCCAGACTCAATTCCTGATCTCAAGGGTAAAAACTATGAGGGAGGAATAATTACTTCTATCCACAAGGTGCTATCTGAGGACTACTCCAAAGTAAAAGCTATAACTGAAACTTCAGCAGTGGGACCGGGATCTCTTTCCGTGCTGATTCCTTGGGTGTCTGGACTTGACTTCAAAGAAAGAATGCTCAGATATTCTAGGACTGTTCATTTCATCACAATTATAAGGGACAAGGGTTCCGGAGAAGTTAAGACTGAGGGTCGGATAAAGTACGAGTTAGACGAATCTGACAAAGAGAACATCAACGAAGGAGTGCAGCAGGCACTGAGAATTCTAGCAGCAGCCGGAGCAGTTGAAATAGGTACTCACAGAAGTGATGGCCAGAGAATTGAGTGTAGTGGGAATAATGAGAAGGAATTGAAGAAATTTTTGGAATCAGTGTCTGCAAAAGGAGGGCCAATGTCTCATGAAGAAATTTGGAGTTTGTATGCCTCTGCACACCAGATGGGGAGCTGCAGGATGGGCGTGACCGAAAAGGAAGGTGCAGTCGATAAGAACGGGCAGAGTTGGGAAGCAGAAGGCCTGTTTGTGTGTGATGCCAGTCTGTTTCCAACTGCAATTGGTGTTAATCCCATGATCACAATCCAGTCTACTGCATATTGTATCGCGAAGAGAATCCCAGAACTTTTGAGAATGGAAAAGAAGTAG